In Cicer arietinum cultivar CDC Frontier isolate Library 1 chromosome 7, Cicar.CDCFrontier_v2.0, whole genome shotgun sequence, a single window of DNA contains:
- the LOC105851351 gene encoding uncharacterized protein, which produces MKAYMKKHDIISQRIFKAKVREVVFPHTTSILAPPEKVRTKGAGKKKKEFDTPRDPSYWEYVDASQESAKARQPSQSSQCSARQQSQSSQHSFKTQFPTYIRLYIEDIVDVVADGNCGFHAIAALLGWTEESWALVRSQLDKEIGLHKDVYSNVFDDNVESVRNSLKISKLGAQGKDKWMSLPDLGYVIATLYNVILVSLSRNLNMTFFPLNKSPSKETFGQSLLAIGFVNENHWVQIKLKSDCPLPPTSQKWKDFCSDTTKSWEVAYAARMKH; this is translated from the exons atgaaagcgtacatgaagaaacacgatattataagtcaaaggatattcaaggcaaaggtgcgtgaagttgtatttccacataccacatcaatacttgcaccaccAGAGAAAGTGAGAACCAAAGGAGctggtaaaaagaaaaaagaatttgatactcctcgtgatccttcatattgggagtatgttgacgcctctcaagaatctgcaaaggCAAGGCAACCATCTCAATCATCTCAATGTTCTGCAAGGCAACAATCTCAATCATCTCAGCATTCTTTTAAGACACAATTTCCTACTTATATACGTCTGTATATTGAGGACATAGTAGATGTTGtggctgatggaaattgtgggtttCATGCAATTGCAGCATTGCTAGGTTGGACCGAAGAATCTTGGGCTTTAGTTCGAtcacaattggataaagagattgGTCTACATAAAGATGTTTATTCTAATGTTTTTGATGACAATGTTGAATCAGTGCGGaactcattgaaaatatcaaaattgggtgctcaaggaaaagataagtggatgtctttaccagacttgggttacgtgatagcaacactatataatgtcatattggtgtcGTTGTCTCGTAATCTGAATATGACATTTTTCCCGCTAAACAAATCACCATCGAAAGAGACCTTTGGGCAGTCTTTACTAGCAATTGGATTTGTTAACGAGAATCATTGGGTACAG atcaaattgaagtctgattgtcctttgccacctacgtcacaaaaatggaaagacttTTGTAGTGACACAACAAAGAGTTGGGAAGTAGCTTATGCAGCACGTATGAAGCATTGA